A single genomic interval of Vulpes lagopus strain Blue_001 chromosome 19, ASM1834538v1, whole genome shotgun sequence harbors:
- the ZNF852 gene encoding zinc finger protein 852 yields MVRPQVSAAYEFLSVDYTERKWKGPAVGQRAVYRSIMPGNYCSVASLGDTRMRCSELPVKLAVSKGPELSDGTSRGLCAVVSGEPEAGAACEDTSEKLEGQPSDEEGSRLENAFFKITCEDKDKSTKGGCDEYKERGKHPHLSPSAAAHQRVLKGQKLYQCDECGKAFNWSSHLIGHQRIHTGEKPYACNECGKTFRQTSQLIVHLRTHTGEKPYECRVCGKTYRHSSHLIQHQRLHNGEKPYKCNECGKAFNESSKLFDHQRTHTGEKPYECSECGAAFSRSKNLVRHQVLHTGKKPYKCNECGKAFCSNRNLIDHQRIHTGEKPYECNECGKAFSRSKCLIRHQSLHTGEKAYKCSECGKAFSQISQLADHERIHTGEKPFECNKCGKAFSLSKCLIRHQRLHTGEKPYKCKECGKSFNQNSYLIIHQRIHTGEKPYECNACGKVFSHNSSLMVHQRTHTGEKPYKCNNCVKAFRDSSQLTVHQRVHTGEKPYECIECGKAFSQRSTFNHHQRTHDGERHSALAHTVC; encoded by the exons ATGGTCAGGCCCCAG GTGTCTGCAGCGTACGAGTTCCTGTCTGTGGACTATACTGAGAGGAAGTGGAAAGGTCCGGCAGTCGGTCAGAGAGCCGTGTACCGGAGCATCATGCCGGGAAATTATTGCAGCGTGGCCTCATTGG GTGACACTAGGATGCGGTGTTCAGAGTTGCCTGTGAAGCTGGCAGTTTCTAAGGGACCAGAGTTATCTGATGGGACGTCAAGAGGGCTCTGTGCAGTGGTTTCTGGGGAACCAGAGGCAGGAGCTGCCTGTGAAGATACTTCAGAAAAGCTGGAAGGGCAACCCTCAGATGAAGAAGGGAGCAGACTGGAAAATGCTTTCTTCAAAATAACATGTGAGGACAAAGATAAATCCACAAAAGGTGGATGTGATGAATATAAAGAACGTGGGAAGCATCCACACCTGTCCCCTAGTGCTGCAGCACATCAAAGAGTACTGAAGGGACAGAAATTATATCAATGTGATGAATGTGGTAAAGCTTTCAATTGGAGTTCACACCTCATTGGGCATCAGAGAatccacacaggagagaaaccctatgcATGTAATGAATGTGGTAAGACCTTCAGGCAGACCTCTCAGCTTATCGTTCATCTCAGAACCCACACGGGGGAAAAGCCCTATGAGTGCAGAGTGTGTGGAAAGACTTACCGACATAGCTCCCATCTTATTCAACACCAGAGACTCCATAATGGTGAGAAAccatataaatgtaatgaatgtggaaaagcttTCAATGAGAGTTCCAAACTTTTTGACCATCAGAGAACCCATACTGgggagaaaccttatgaatgcagtgaatgtggggCTGCCTTCAGTCGGAGTAAAAATCTTGTCCGTCATCAGGTACTTCACACTGGTAAAAAACCTTACaagtgtaatgaatgtgggaaagctttcTGTTCTAATAGAAATCTTATTGACCATCAGAGGatccacactggggagaaacctTATGAGTGTAATGAATGTGGCAAGGCCTTCAGTCGGAGTAAATGTCTTATTCGACATCAGAGccttcacactggagaaaaagcatacaaatgtagtgagtgtgggaaagccttcagtcaGATATCTCAACTTGCTGATCATGAGcgaattcatactggagaaaaacctTTTGAATGTAATAAGTGTGGTAAGGCATTCAGTCTGAGTAAATGTCTTATTCGACATCAGAGACTTCACACAGGTGAAAAGCCATATAAATGCAAGGAGTGTGGAAAATCCTTCAACCAAAACTCATACCTCATTATCCaccagagaattcacactggTGAGAAGCCATATGAATGTAATGCATGTGGGAAGGTCTTCAGTCATAATTCTAGCCTTATGGTTCATCAAAGAACCCATACTGGGGAGAAACCGTATAAATGCAACAATTGTGTGAAGGCCTTTCGTGACAGCTCTCAGCTCACTGTGCACCAAAGGGttcatactggagagaagccctatgaatgtattgagtgtgggaaagccttcagtcaGCGTTCCACTTTTAATCACCATCAGCGAACTCATGATGGCGAGAGGCACTCAGCTCTGGCCCACACAGTTTGTTAA